In Notolabrus celidotus isolate fNotCel1 chromosome 22, fNotCel1.pri, whole genome shotgun sequence, one genomic interval encodes:
- the LOC117806523 gene encoding uncharacterized protein LOC117806523, with protein sequence MIILFLIIHFNIFLVSGSSPGKKVTQTPAHVYIKPGEKTATLNCRHEISGYYVILWYKQSDGQMTLLGNMYYTAPTLEKDVNMKVKIGGDANENKTCTLTIEEADLNSSAVYFCAASLHSAACHHSSVQKPALHILSSLLAHSRPHTCSSVDKEVTQTPAHVYIKPGEKTATLNCRHEIKDYDRILWYKQSEGEMKFLGYVFMSGPNPEPGVKFTAPYTCFKVL encoded by the exons ATGATCATCTTATTCCTCATCATTCATTTCAACATCTTTCTGGTGTCAG GTTCCTCTCCTGGTAAAAAGGTCACCCAGACTCCAGCTCACGTTTACATCAaaccaggagagaaaacagccacACTCAACTGTAGACATGAAATTTCAGGCTATTATGTTATCCTCTGGTACAAGCAGTCAGACGGACAGATGACGCTCCTGGGAAATATGTATTACACAGCTCCAACCCTAGAGAAGGATGTGAACATGAAGGTGAAGATCGGAGGGGatgcaaatgaaaacaagacCTGCACATTAACAATTGAAGAAGCCGACCTGAACAGCAGTGCAGTGTATTTCTGTGCTGCTAGTCTCCACAGTGCTGCATGTCACCACTCATCAGTACAAAAACCTGCTCTCCACATTTTATCATCTCTGTTGGCTCACAGCCGCCCTCACACCT GTTCCTCTGTTGACAAAGAAGTCACCCAGACTCCAGCTCACGTTTACATCAaaccaggagagaaaacagcaaCACTCAACTGTAGACATGAAATTAAAGACTATGATCGAATCCTCTGGTACAAGCagtcagagggagagatgaagtTCCTGGGATATGTGTTTATGAGCGGTCCAAACCCAGAACCAGGCGTGAAG TTCACAGCCCCTTACACCTGTTTCAAAGTCCTCTAA